GCAGGGCGAGGTCTTCCTCACTGGCCTTGATCACATGGGCATGGCCAGCAAAGGCTTCCACCTGCCGCCGCCACACCGCCACATCCGGCTGCGGATTGAGCCGCACATTCGGATCGAGACTGATCAGCCGCCGATCGCGCTCGCGTTCTGCCAGCGCCATCAGCGTATCGGCCACGGGCTGCACCACCAGGGTGTACGAGCCCACATGCAACCCCCGCACGCGCTCATCCAACACCGGCAGATGCTCCAGCATCACCTGCCGATCCGCACACCCGTCACCGCGAAACTGATACTGCGCCGAGCCATTGGCATCCAGCCCGACCATGGCCAACGTGGTCGGCGCATCGCTGGTTATCACGTAGCGGCAGTCCACCCGTTCCTCTTCCAGCACCCGGCGCAGCCGGGCACCCAGGTAGTCGCTGGACAACCCGCCAAACAACGCTGATTCCACGCCCAACCGTCGCAAGCCAACCGCCACGTTGAACGGCGACCCACCGGCAATCGCGGTAAACCCCAGCTCGCTGCTGCGGCTGCTGTTTTCCAGGCTGAAGACATCGAACAGGGCCTCGCCACACACCAGGTACATGTAGTTCTCCAATCCAAAAAGTGAGGCCGACGCTCAGCGCGCCGGCAGATGATCGCGATAGCGTCGATAAGCAACCTCATACGCGGCCTGCTGCACAGGGCGGGGCAG
This genomic stretch from Pseudomonas entomophila L48 harbors:
- a CDS encoding carbohydrate kinase family protein codes for the protein MYLVCGEALFDVFSLENSSRSSELGFTAIAGGSPFNVAVGLRRLGVESALFGGLSSDYLGARLRRVLEEERVDCRYVITSDAPTTLAMVGLDANGSAQYQFRGDGCADRQVMLEHLPVLDERVRGLHVGSYTLVVQPVADTLMALAERERDRRLISLDPNVRLNPQPDVAVWRRQVEAFAGHAHVIKASEEDLALLYPGREARDVARGWLNERCRLVFVTHGGDGASVHCAHGSWQRPADTSLPVHDTVGAGDTFQAAVLAYLARLGADSPAEVALLDRATIDAILAHAIRAAAITCSRVGPDLPFERELPSIP